A single window of Labrus mixtus chromosome 23, fLabMix1.1, whole genome shotgun sequence DNA harbors:
- the LOC132958815 gene encoding G-protein coupled receptor 4-like, whose product MVIYALYFLVRKDHVAPIYVINLLISDLIQLCCMIIWEKKGYRDEKDIEFYIYHCGLVTSVCFMVCVSLERYLVIAHPLWYRFKRTIKISVVVSVVVWLIPPVFFLTVFPWVSGVVTNKIFAIALIIPFPLFIFFLAGTLRALSASVSVPSEEKQRIVGTLVLVLLIYTLLFLPSMILFLELHRYTKTLFHLATMFLKLSPLADLILYVFIRKQPIGKLFTTVNCCRNTDTNIQMV is encoded by the exons ATGGTCATCTATGCTCTTTACTTTCTG GTACGAAAGGATCATGTGGCACCAATCTACGTCATCAACCTTCTTATTTCCGACCTCATTCAGCTCTGCTGCATGAtcatttgggaaaaaaaaggatatagGGATGAAAAGGACATCGAATTTTACATTTACCATTGTGGCCTAGTGACCAGTGTTTGCTTCATGGTGTGTGTCTCCCTGGAAAG ATATCTGGTCATCGCCCACCCACTGTGGTACCGCTTCAAACGCACCATCAAGATCTCTGTGGTGGTCAGTGTCGTGGTCTGGCTCATACCTCCTGTCTTTTTCCTCACTGTGTTTCCCTGGGTTAGTGGAGTTGTGACAAATAAAATCTTCGCCATTGCTCTCATCATTCCCTTCCCACTGTTCATATTCTTCCTGGCTGGGACCCTCAGAGCCCTCTCTGCTTCCGTCTCCGTCccctctgaagaaaaacaacgaATTGTTGGAACTTTGGTCCTGGTGCTGCTCATTTACACGCTGCTGTTCCTGCCCAGCATGATTTTGTTCCTGGAATTGCACAGATATACCAAAACTCTGTTTCACCTAGCTACCATGTTTCTTAAACTGAGTCCTCTTGCTGACTTAATTCTGTATGTTTTCATTAGAAAACAACCCATTGGCAAGCTTTTTACCACTGTGAACTGTTGCAGAAACACTGACACCAACATACAAATGGTATGA
- the grpel1 gene encoding grpE protein homolog 1, mitochondrial: MASWCVRAVRQSYCVVASPALIRASPRLLCTATQQKNGQGPEEEAEKPELNSAEKVLMEEKTQLGEQLKDMTEKYKRALADTENLRTRSQKMIEDAKIYGIQGFCKDLLEVADILEKATESVPKEEVTGQNPHLKNLYDGLVMTEVQIQKVFTKHGLVKLNPDGQKFDPYEHEALFHAPVEGKEPGSVAVVTKVGYKLHGRTLRPALVGVAKAP, from the exons ATGGCGAGCTGGTGTGTACGAGCGGTGAGACAGAGCTACTGTGTCGTTGCTTCACCTGCGCTGATCAg AGCATCTCCGAGGTTGTTATGCACGGCCACGCAGCAGAAGAACGGTCAGGGGCCAGAGGAGGAGGCCGAGAAGCCGGAGCTGAACTCAGCGGAGAAAGTCCTGATGGAGGAGAAGACCCAGCTGGGGGAGCAGCTCAAGGATATGACG gaaAAGTACAAGCGGGCCTTAGCAGACACAGAGAACCTCAGGACGAGGAGTCAGAAGATGATAGAAGACGCTAAAATATACG GGATACAGGGCTTCTGTAAAGACCTGCTGGAGGTGGCAGACATCCTGGAGAAAGCCACGGAGAGCGTCCCCAAAGAGGAGGTGACGGGCCAGAACCCTCACCTGAAGAACCTGTACGACGGCCTGGTGATGACCGAAGTCCAGATCCAGAAGGTGTTCACCAAACACGGCCTGGTCAAACTCAACCCCGACGGCCAGAAGTTCGACCCCTACGAGCACGAGGCGCTCTTCCACGCGCCCGTCGAGGGCAAGGAGCCCGGCAGCGTCGCCGTGGTGACCAAAGTGGGCTACAAGCTGCACGGTCGCACCCTCAGGCCGGCGTTGGTGGGCGTGGCCAAAGCCCCCTAG